A single region of the Halorhabdus rudnickae genome encodes:
- a CDS encoding metal-dependent hydrolase: MHREGHIGAALLAYAPVGFVIFVVGFEGAAMAGAVGAGLLAMVPDYDQRVPGISHRGLTHTVWFAALVGIGLGLIGLAIGSNDGILAAIGLGTFGLLVGAVTILSHIAADALTPMGVEPFAPVRDDHYSYDVARAANPIANYALLVLGVIALGLALVAGNAITSVLP, encoded by the coding sequence ATGCATCGAGAGGGCCACATCGGCGCCGCGTTACTCGCCTACGCACCAGTGGGATTCGTCATCTTCGTCGTGGGCTTCGAGGGAGCCGCAATGGCCGGTGCAGTCGGGGCTGGTCTTCTGGCGATGGTGCCGGATTACGACCAGCGCGTTCCCGGTATCTCCCATCGGGGGCTCACCCACACGGTCTGGTTCGCTGCCCTTGTCGGGATTGGGCTCGGTCTCATTGGTCTCGCGATCGGCTCGAATGACGGCATCCTCGCGGCGATCGGCCTCGGCACGTTCGGGCTGCTGGTCGGGGCGGTCACGATCCTCTCGCACATCGCCGCAGATGCCCTCACGCCGATGGGTGTCGAACCATTTGCGCCCGTCCGTGACGATCACTACTCCTACGATGTCGCCCGAGCGGCGAACCCGATCGCGAACTACGCCTTACTCGTTCTTGGCGTGATCGCGTTGGGACTGGCGCTGGTGGCAGGCAACGCGATCACGAGTGTCCTTCCCTGA
- a CDS encoding ADP-ribosylglycohydrolase family protein — protein MVSTDAAEGILLGLACGDALGRPVEFKSAEQITSQHGEVTEMLADGSHGKPAGTVTDDTEMALCIARSLVEIECFDGQDIADRFLEWFESDPFDIGLMTADALREYSRGTDWRSVGQEVWQHRAEGSNAGNGSVMRCAPYAIAFADEPETLQRVSKQSSAITHYDPRCRYGCVILNATIAGYLRGEEDPLADALAKVDGDTPNELVETLRLVPDLIDETDLETSGYVVHTLQTALYDAMTADSAEEAIVSAVNRGGDTDTIGAVAGAVAGARFGKEALPDRWLEPLEYREDLSLLARTLASTDIDASV, from the coding sequence ATGGTTTCGACTGATGCTGCAGAAGGAATCCTTCTCGGGTTAGCCTGTGGTGACGCACTTGGTCGCCCGGTCGAATTCAAGAGCGCTGAACAGATCACATCCCAGCATGGCGAGGTGACGGAGATGTTGGCGGACGGGTCACACGGAAAGCCAGCGGGGACAGTCACGGACGATACCGAGATGGCGCTGTGTATCGCACGGAGTCTCGTCGAGATCGAGTGCTTCGACGGGCAGGATATTGCGGACCGGTTTCTGGAATGGTTCGAATCCGATCCGTTCGACATCGGCCTGATGACGGCCGACGCGCTCAGGGAATACAGCCGGGGAACCGACTGGCGGTCAGTCGGCCAAGAGGTCTGGCAACATCGTGCCGAAGGTTCGAACGCCGGGAACGGGAGTGTCATGCGGTGCGCCCCCTACGCGATCGCCTTCGCCGACGAACCAGAAACGCTACAAAGAGTGAGCAAGCAATCCTCGGCGATCACTCATTATGACCCACGGTGCCGGTACGGGTGCGTAATCCTGAATGCGACGATCGCCGGATATCTCCGCGGTGAGGAGGATCCACTCGCCGACGCACTAGCCAAAGTCGATGGTGACACACCGAACGAACTCGTCGAAACGCTCCGACTAGTGCCAGATCTGATCGACGAGACCGATCTCGAAACGAGTGGCTATGTCGTCCACACACTCCAGACGGCACTCTACGATGCGATGACGGCCGACTCAGCCGAAGAGGCGATAGTATCGGCCGTGAACCGTGGTGGCGATACGGATACCATCGGCGCCGTCGCTGGGGCCGTCGCCGGCGCCCGGTTCGGCAAAGAGGCGCTTCCCGACCGGTGGCTCGAACCGCTCGAGTACCGCGAGGACCTCTCCTTGCTTGCGCGAACGCTCGCGTCGACGGACATCGACGCGTCGGTCTGA